From the genome of Parazoarcus communis, one region includes:
- a CDS encoding potassium transporter Kup, with protein sequence MSAHDQSQPSVNAGHGPRAGIAGLAVSAIGIVYGDIGTSPLYTLKEVFNGEHAVPVTPENVYGILSLVFWALMLVVSAKYVLFIMRADNDGEGGIMALTSLALRAVKPGRKAWWLSVLGVFGAALFYGDGMITPAISVLSAVEGLEIATPAFRPFVLPIALVLLIGLFMMQRRGTGSVGAIFGPVMLCWFAVLAVLGVNGIRLHPEILGAISPWWAAHFFATQPLIAWLALGAVVLAITGGEALYADMGHFGRRPIKLSWFFVVFPALYLNYLGQGALILDHPDNVRNPFFLLVPDQLLYPMVALSALATIIASQAVISGAFSLTRQAIQLGYAPRMLMVHTSEREIGQIYVPGINWMLLGAVIALVAGFRSSSALASAYGIAVTLTMLIDTILAFVVVRALWRWNVATSLAFIGVFITVDIAFFSATAVKIVAGGWFPLLIGALIFVVLRTWKRGRAVLEERSRADTMRLEIFIPSLFNDPPPRVPGTAVFLTHWLESVPRTLLHNLYHNKVLHERVVLLKVETADTPWVSDERRLEVEQLDYGFWRVLVRYGFKEEPDIPAALALSAQQGLEFDLMSTSFFLGHEKLVSRASSGMAGWRKKLFIVLFRNAGSAADYFGIPPNRVVELGAQVEF encoded by the coding sequence GTGTCGGCACATGATCAGAGTCAGCCTTCTGTGAATGCAGGTCACGGACCCAGAGCGGGCATCGCAGGGCTTGCGGTGTCGGCTATCGGCATCGTTTACGGCGACATCGGCACCAGCCCGCTCTATACGCTGAAGGAAGTGTTCAACGGCGAACATGCCGTGCCGGTGACGCCCGAAAACGTCTACGGGATTCTGTCCCTGGTGTTCTGGGCGCTGATGCTGGTGGTCTCGGCGAAGTACGTGCTTTTCATCATGCGTGCCGACAACGACGGCGAGGGCGGCATCATGGCGCTGACTTCGCTCGCGCTGCGTGCGGTGAAGCCGGGGCGCAAGGCATGGTGGCTGTCGGTGCTCGGGGTGTTCGGTGCCGCGCTGTTCTACGGCGACGGCATGATCACGCCCGCCATTTCAGTGCTCTCCGCAGTGGAGGGACTCGAGATTGCCACGCCGGCGTTCCGCCCCTTCGTGCTCCCGATCGCTCTCGTCCTGCTGATCGGGCTGTTCATGATGCAGCGCCGCGGAACCGGCAGCGTCGGTGCAATTTTCGGCCCGGTCATGCTGTGCTGGTTTGCGGTGCTGGCCGTGCTCGGCGTCAACGGCATTCGTCTGCATCCAGAGATTCTCGGCGCCATCAGTCCGTGGTGGGCGGCGCACTTCTTCGCCACTCAGCCACTGATCGCGTGGCTCGCGCTGGGCGCGGTCGTGCTGGCGATTACCGGTGGTGAGGCCCTGTATGCCGACATGGGGCACTTCGGCCGCCGGCCGATCAAGCTGAGCTGGTTCTTTGTCGTCTTTCCCGCCCTGTACCTGAACTATCTGGGGCAGGGAGCGCTGATTCTCGATCATCCCGACAACGTCCGGAATCCCTTCTTTCTGCTGGTGCCCGATCAGCTGCTGTATCCGATGGTGGCGCTGTCCGCGCTGGCAACGATCATTGCAAGTCAGGCGGTGATCTCGGGGGCGTTCTCGCTCACCCGGCAGGCGATACAGCTTGGCTATGCGCCGCGGATGCTGATGGTTCACACCTCGGAGCGGGAGATCGGCCAGATCTACGTGCCGGGCATCAACTGGATGCTGCTGGGCGCGGTGATCGCCCTCGTGGCGGGTTTCCGCTCGTCGAGCGCGCTGGCGTCCGCCTACGGCATCGCCGTGACGCTGACAATGCTGATCGACACCATCCTCGCCTTCGTCGTCGTGCGCGCCCTGTGGCGATGGAACGTCGCGACCTCGCTCGCCTTCATTGGCGTATTCATCACGGTCGACATCGCCTTCTTTTCCGCCACCGCGGTCAAGATCGTCGCCGGTGGATGGTTTCCGCTGCTGATTGGCGCGCTGATCTTCGTCGTGCTCAGAACCTGGAAACGCGGTCGCGCCGTGCTCGAGGAGCGCTCACGTGCGGATACGATGCGTCTCGAGATCTTCATTCCGTCCCTGTTCAACGACCCGCCGCCCAGGGTGCCAGGGACGGCCGTGTTTCTGACGCACTGGCTCGAGAGCGTGCCGCGAACCCTGCTGCACAACCTTTATCACAACAAGGTTCTGCACGAGCGGGTGGTGCTGCTGAAGGTGGAAACCGCAGACACGCCATGGGTGTCCGACGAGCGGCGCCTGGAGGTGGAGCAACTGGACTACGGCTTCTGGCGCGTGCTGGTGCGCTACGGCTTCAAGGAGGAGCCGGACATTCCGGCGGCGCTGGCGCTGAGTGCTCAGCAGGGGCTCGAATTCGATCTGATGAGCACCTCGTTTTTCCTCGGGCACGAGAAGCTCGTATCGCGCGCAAGTTCGGGCATGGCCGGATGGCGGAAGAAGCTGTTCATCGTGCTGTTTCGCAATGCCGGCAGTGCGGCCGACTATTTCGGCATTCCGCCCAACCGGGTGGTGGAACTGGGGGCGCAGGTCGAGTTCTGA
- the argJ gene encoding bifunctional glutamate N-acetyltransferase/amino-acid acetyltransferase ArgJ: MAVNLTTPNPAELNAVAGVRLGVAEAGIRKANRRDLTVIELAPGSRVAGVFTLNRFCAAPVQLCKTHLPLGDIRALVINTGVANAGTGESGLANARTTCEAVAARLDIGAEQVLPFSTGVILEPLPVDRLVAGLPKAVSDLRANGWFDAAHAIMTTDTLAKGISKQVVVGGRTVTLTGISKGAGMIRPNMATMLGFLACDAAISQPLLEAVTREAADLSFNSITIDGDTSTNDSFIVIATGQAGNAEITDASTADYAALRDAIVDVSIRLAQAIVRDGEGATKFMSIVVEGGASREECRKVAYAVGHSPLVKTAFFASDPNLGRILAAIGYAGIDDLDVSRLRVWLGNTAESVLVAEHGGRAESYVEEAGTRIMKEAELTVRIDLARGDAAATVWTCDFSYDYVKINADYRS; this comes from the coding sequence ATGGCTGTAAATCTGACGACTCCGAACCCGGCTGAGCTGAACGCTGTCGCCGGCGTGCGTCTGGGTGTTGCCGAAGCGGGTATCCGCAAGGCCAACCGGCGCGACCTGACCGTGATCGAACTTGCACCGGGCAGCCGTGTTGCAGGCGTGTTCACGCTGAACCGTTTCTGCGCAGCGCCGGTTCAGCTGTGCAAGACGCACCTGCCGCTCGGCGACATTCGTGCATTGGTGATCAACACCGGTGTGGCAAATGCCGGCACCGGCGAGTCGGGCCTGGCCAACGCGCGCACGACGTGCGAAGCGGTGGCGGCGCGGCTGGATATCGGTGCGGAACAGGTGCTCCCGTTTTCGACCGGCGTCATTCTCGAGCCGCTGCCGGTTGACCGCCTCGTGGCCGGTCTGCCGAAGGCCGTGTCCGATCTCCGCGCCAATGGCTGGTTCGACGCTGCGCACGCGATCATGACCACCGATACCCTGGCGAAGGGCATCTCGAAGCAGGTCGTCGTGGGCGGGCGCACCGTCACGCTCACCGGTATCAGCAAGGGCGCGGGCATGATCAGGCCCAACATGGCAACCATGCTCGGTTTTCTCGCCTGCGATGCTGCGATCAGTCAGCCGCTGCTGGAGGCCGTGACGCGCGAAGCGGCGGATCTGTCCTTCAACAGCATCACCATCGATGGTGATACCTCGACCAACGACTCCTTCATCGTGATCGCGACGGGGCAGGCCGGCAACGCAGAGATTACCGACGCGAGCACGGCCGACTACGCGGCACTGCGCGATGCAATCGTCGACGTGTCGATCCGCCTTGCGCAGGCCATCGTTCGCGACGGCGAGGGCGCGACCAAGTTCATGAGCATCGTCGTCGAAGGCGGCGCAAGCCGTGAAGAGTGCCGCAAGGTAGCCTATGCGGTGGGCCACTCGCCGCTGGTCAAGACCGCGTTCTTTGCGTCCGATCCCAACCTCGGGCGGATTCTCGCTGCGATCGGTTATGCGGGCATCGACGACCTCGATGTCTCCAGGCTTCGCGTCTGGCTCGGCAACACGGCAGAGTCCGTGCTGGTCGCCGAACACGGTGGGCGGGCTGAGAGCTATGTTGAAGAAGCCGGCACCCGGATCATGAAGGAAGCGGAGCTGACCGTGCGCATCGATCTCGCCCGTGGTGATGCGGCTGCCACGGTGTGGACCTGCGATTTCTCCTACGACTACGTAAAGATCAACGCCGACTACCGCAGCTGA
- a CDS encoding ABC1 kinase family protein — translation MWSEAVSAVRDLGRLHDIASVLIRYGFGDLVRRIGMAGALERAGKVLHWRAPDELAQLEPPARVRRALEDLGPTFVKLGQILATRVDLFSAEWTTEFSKLQDAAPALPYADIHAQLTEAFGEAPENIFPRLETSPLAAASLAQVHRAWLADGTPVVLKVRRPGIRPVVEADLRLLARLAEIVEADAPDLRRYRPREVIRQFTRSLRREMDFSAEGRSAERIAARFADRPEIVLPRIHWQWTSERVNVQDCIEGIPGRNLAAVDATGLDRKLLACRGANAVLQMILEDGFFHADPHPGNLFYLPGNRIAFIDFGMVGRLTEERRYQVARLLHGLVRHEAAAVADILIDWSGGMEGDSAPLMDEIDAFVDQYHGVPLKALDFSAMLSDLITILRDHGLALPPDLALLVKTFITLEGLGRQLDPEFDMAGEATPFLEKVLIAHAAPLALARRGWRTLNSALDLIAGLPQDLRQLLRASRTGRLKVQVEVVPLKQFGERLDRAISRLALSIVTAALIIGSAIILTVDNDAALPGGISFGWLGFGAAVLGGLWVLISIWRSGGRH, via the coding sequence ATGTGGTCGGAGGCCGTCAGCGCAGTTCGCGACCTTGGCCGCCTGCATGACATTGCAAGTGTCCTGATTCGCTACGGCTTCGGCGATCTGGTGCGTCGCATCGGCATGGCCGGCGCACTCGAGCGCGCGGGCAAGGTATTGCACTGGCGCGCCCCGGATGAGCTCGCCCAGCTCGAGCCACCCGCCAGGGTGCGTCGAGCACTCGAGGATCTTGGCCCGACCTTTGTCAAGCTCGGCCAGATCCTCGCGACCCGCGTCGACCTGTTTTCGGCTGAGTGGACGACCGAGTTCAGCAAGCTGCAGGACGCCGCCCCCGCCCTGCCCTATGCCGACATCCACGCGCAACTGACGGAAGCCTTCGGCGAGGCGCCCGAAAACATCTTCCCGCGACTCGAGACCTCCCCGCTGGCCGCCGCCTCCCTGGCCCAGGTGCATCGTGCGTGGCTCGCGGACGGCACGCCGGTGGTGCTCAAGGTGCGCCGTCCGGGCATCCGTCCGGTCGTGGAAGCCGATCTGCGCCTGCTGGCCCGCCTCGCCGAGATTGTCGAAGCCGACGCCCCCGATCTGCGGCGTTACCGTCCACGCGAGGTCATACGCCAGTTCACCCGTTCCCTGCGTCGCGAGATGGATTTTTCCGCCGAGGGCCGCAGCGCCGAGCGCATCGCCGCCCGTTTCGCAGACCGTCCGGAAATCGTGCTGCCGCGCATCCACTGGCAATGGACCAGTGAACGGGTCAATGTGCAGGACTGCATCGAGGGCATTCCGGGGCGCAACCTCGCCGCTGTTGATGCCACCGGTCTCGATCGCAAGCTGCTCGCCTGCCGCGGTGCCAATGCGGTGCTGCAGATGATACTGGAAGACGGTTTCTTCCACGCCGACCCACACCCGGGCAATCTGTTCTACCTGCCGGGCAACCGCATCGCCTTCATCGACTTCGGCATGGTTGGCAGACTCACCGAAGAGCGCCGCTACCAGGTTGCGCGCCTGCTGCACGGCCTCGTTCGCCACGAAGCGGCGGCCGTGGCGGACATCCTGATCGACTGGAGTGGCGGCATGGAGGGCGACAGCGCGCCGCTGATGGACGAGATCGACGCCTTTGTCGATCAGTACCATGGCGTCCCGCTGAAGGCGCTCGATTTCAGCGCCATGCTTTCCGACCTGATCACGATCCTGCGCGATCACGGACTGGCCCTGCCTCCCGATCTCGCGCTGCTGGTGAAGACCTTCATCACCCTCGAAGGCCTCGGTCGCCAGCTCGACCCCGAGTTCGACATGGCGGGCGAGGCCACCCCGTTTCTGGAGAAGGTGCTGATCGCTCACGCCGCCCCGCTCGCGCTGGCCAGGCGCGGCTGGCGCACGCTCAACAGCGCCCTTGACCTGATTGCCGGGCTTCCTCAGGACCTGCGCCAACTGCTGCGGGCATCGCGCACCGGCCGGCTGAAGGTTCAGGTCGAGGTCGTTCCGCTCAAGCAGTTCGGTGAACGGCTGGACCGCGCAATCAGCCGTCTGGCACTGAGCATCGTGACCGCGGCACTGATCATCGGCTCGGCCATCATCCTGACGGTCGATAACGATGCCGCCCTGCCCGGCGGCATCTCATTTGGCTGGCTCGGCTTCGGCGCGGCCGTGCTGGGCGGTCTGTGGGTCCTGATCTCGATCTGGCGCAGCGGTGGCCGACACTGA